A single region of the Vicia villosa cultivar HV-30 ecotype Madison, WI linkage group LG4, Vvil1.0, whole genome shotgun sequence genome encodes:
- the LOC131600126 gene encoding uncharacterized protein LOC131600126, producing the protein MMNSLTLLQKNPTFQPGWDIEEIHATFFKCISWQMEENFDTINCPYHYVCDKTYPPNYPLFVDILVLLFTTCSYFFTLVIVVMNIISRKEKNFLTQSKRFLLPSGPISLPLIILIFAKGHQINTIFPLSCFGPAILLLVLISSLSFDNEDDYKDIKYTFFAASTISGILHASLYLDSIVLPYYTGYDALMSSTLSGECATCVCRKEALVVGGKLVKYKGWSMTTFFVVGVLCLRIICKIYGESFGKFVSRIKVLMERLSWVLISLDCVYLMVNLPQERVMLRVVVFGGVFVLILLHVLKEACSKIYMMVYVVENLRLVSMSTPIQTA; encoded by the coding sequence ATGATGAATAGCCTTACTTTGCTCCAAAAAAACCCTACATTCCAACCTGGATGGGACATAGAAGAAATTCATGCAACATTTTTCAAATGCATAAGTTGGCAAATGGAAGAAAATTTTGATACAATCAATTGTCCTTACCATTATGTTTGTGACAAAACCTACCCTCCAAATTACCCTCTTTTTGTTGATATCTTAGTCCTTCTCTTCACAACATGTTCTTATTTTTTCACTCTTGTGATTGTGGTTATGAATATCATctcaagaaaagaaaaaaactttttGACTCAATCAAAAAGGTTTCTTTTGCCTTCTGGTCCAATATCTCTTCCACTTATAATCTTAATCTTTGCAAAGGGTCATCAAATCAACACAATTTTCCCACTTTCTTGTTTCGGTCCTGCGATTCTTCTATTGGTTCTAATCTCTTCATTATCCTTTGATAATGAAGATGATTATAAGGATATTAAGTACACTTTCTTTGCAGCATcaacaatttctggaattttgcATGCAAGTTTGTATTTGGATTCAATTGTGCTGCCTTATTATACCGGTTACGACGCGTTGATGTCTTCTACACTTTCGGGTGAGTGTGCAACATGTGTTTGCAGGAAAGAGGCTTTGGTTGTTGGAGGGAAACTAGTGAAGTACAAAGGTTGGTCAATGACAACATTTTTTGTTGTTGGTGTTCTTTGTTTGAGGATTATATGTAAAATCTATGGAGAAAGTTTTGGGAAATTTGTGTCTAGGATTAAAGTGTTGATGGAAAGGTTAAGTTGGGTTTTAATAAGTTTGGATTGTGTTTATTTGATGGTAAATTTACCACAAGAAAGAGTAATGTTGAGAGTTGTTGTTTTTGGAGgtgtatttgttttgattttgcttCATGTCCTCAAAGAGGCTTGTAGTAAAATTTACATGATGGTTTATGTGGTTGAAAATTTGAGATTGGTATCAATGTCAACACCAATTCAAACAGCATGA
- the LOC131595728 gene encoding WAT1-related protein At3g30340-like isoform X2, translating to MLFNFHELWKPVMVMIIVNLALSIVNVFLKKILNGGMDHLTILTYRQAIASIFLAPIACIFERESKIDGHTICLLFFSALVGVTLTQYLYLVGLEYTSATFSCAFLNTVPVFTFIMALPFGMEKVSMKSKSGKAKVLGTFVCIGGALLLILYKGMPLINPQSHPVANKVTIPASASSLKKWIIGSIFLIACCLFWSSWFLIQERVGKKYPYQYSSTAILSFFAAIQSAILNLIIHRNNAKWILKGKLQIMTIIYSDYAMWQWHGVSNKRVQYSLQHLPHFYRCL from the exons ATGTTGTTTAATTTCCATGAACTATGGAAGCCAGTGATGGTTATGATTATAGTGAATTTAGCTTTATCCATTGTCAAtgtatttttgaagaaaattcttAATGGAGGAATGGACCATTTAACCATTTTAACATATAGACAAGCAATTGCATCCATTTTCTTAGCACCTATTGCTTGCATCTTTGAAAG GGAAAGCAAGATTGATGGCCATACAATATGTCTCCTTTTCTTTAGTGCTCTTGTAGG AGTAACACTCACACAATATCTCTATCTTGTGGGACTTGAATATACATCAGCAACCTTCTCATGTGCATTTCTCAATACAGTGCCTGTATTCACATTTATTATGGCTCTCCCTTTCGG GATGGAGAAAGTGAGCATGAAAAGCAAGAGTGGTAAAGCCAAAGTCTTGGGAACTTTTGTGTGTATTGGTGGAGCTTTGTTATTGATCCTTTACAAAGGAATGCCCTTAATCAACCCACAATCTCATCCTGTAGCTAACAAAGTCACAATACCAGCATCAGCCTCCAGTTTAAAGAAATGGATTATAGGTTCAATATTTCTGATTGCATGTTGCCTCTTCTGGTCTTCATGGTTTCTTATACAAGAAAGGGTTGGCAAAAAGTATCCATATCAATATTCTAGCACAGCCATTTTGTCATTCTTTGCTGCCATTCAATCCGCAATATTAAACTTGATCATCCATAGAAACAATGCCAAATGGATTCTCAAAGGAAAGCTACAGATAATGACTATTATATATTCG GATTATGCTATGTGGCAATGGCATGGTGTGTCAAACAAAAGGGTCCAGTATTCACTGCAGCATTTACCCCACTTTTACAGATGTTTGTAG
- the LOC131595728 gene encoding WAT1-related protein At3g30340-like isoform X1: protein MLFNFHELWKPVMVMIIVNLALSIVNVFLKKILNGGMDHLTILTYRQAIASIFLAPIACIFERESKIDGHTICLLFFSALVGVTLTQYLYLVGLEYTSATFSCAFLNTVPVFTFIMALPFGMEKVSMKSKSGKAKVLGTFVCIGGALLLILYKGMPLINPQSHPVANKVTIPASASSLKKWIIGSIFLIACCLFWSSWFLIQERVGKKYPYQYSSTAILSFFAAIQSAILNLIIHRNNAKWILKGKLQIMTIIYSGLVGSGLCYVAMAWCVKQKGPVFTAAFTPLLQMFVAVLDLCILQEEIYLGSVVGSVLVISGMYMLLWGKSKEREQCGLKDIQESQKDEECH, encoded by the exons ATGTTGTTTAATTTCCATGAACTATGGAAGCCAGTGATGGTTATGATTATAGTGAATTTAGCTTTATCCATTGTCAAtgtatttttgaagaaaattcttAATGGAGGAATGGACCATTTAACCATTTTAACATATAGACAAGCAATTGCATCCATTTTCTTAGCACCTATTGCTTGCATCTTTGAAAG GGAAAGCAAGATTGATGGCCATACAATATGTCTCCTTTTCTTTAGTGCTCTTGTAGG AGTAACACTCACACAATATCTCTATCTTGTGGGACTTGAATATACATCAGCAACCTTCTCATGTGCATTTCTCAATACAGTGCCTGTATTCACATTTATTATGGCTCTCCCTTTCGG GATGGAGAAAGTGAGCATGAAAAGCAAGAGTGGTAAAGCCAAAGTCTTGGGAACTTTTGTGTGTATTGGTGGAGCTTTGTTATTGATCCTTTACAAAGGAATGCCCTTAATCAACCCACAATCTCATCCTGTAGCTAACAAAGTCACAATACCAGCATCAGCCTCCAGTTTAAAGAAATGGATTATAGGTTCAATATTTCTGATTGCATGTTGCCTCTTCTGGTCTTCATGGTTTCTTATACAAGAAAGGGTTGGCAAAAAGTATCCATATCAATATTCTAGCACAGCCATTTTGTCATTCTTTGCTGCCATTCAATCCGCAATATTAAACTTGATCATCCATAGAAACAATGCCAAATGGATTCTCAAAGGAAAGCTACAGATAATGACTATTATATATTCG GGGTTGGTGGGATCAGGATTATGCTATGTGGCAATGGCATGGTGTGTCAAACAAAAGGGTCCAGTATTCACTGCAGCATTTACCCCACTTTTACAGATGTTTGTAGCTGTGCTTGATCTATGTATATTACAAGAGGAAATTTATCTAGGAAG TGTTGTAGGATCAGTCTTGGTCATTTCTGGCATGTATATGCTCTTATGGGGTAAAAGTAAAGAGAGAGAACAGTGTGGCTTGAAGGACATTCAAGAAAGTCAAAAGGATGAAGAATGTCACTAA
- the LOC131598205 gene encoding uncharacterized protein LOC131598205 gives MEREERHQRFKWSRDLSQEELAVVNEIGEKTQNITLDSGRRDSWNWGSGQYSIKEAYEIIMTRTPFDEETNYIEAWNRFIPLKVAVLVWRLFQNKIASKDNLVKRGVLNQTQSDCPFRCAVTENASHIFFECSFPMQVWASVLRWLNIHTAMHNNAIENYHQFKGLCGMGRMQAEKFCVIWFACIWILWNGRNEKVFRDSSRSAEQMSEEIKIIIWKWLKCKVKGFNYSLNHWITNLAACLGIGC, from the coding sequence ATGGAACGGGAGGAAAGGCATCAAAGATTTAAATGGAGTAGAGATCTATCACAAGAAGAACTAGCAGTAGTAAACGAAATTGGCGAGAAAACTCAGAACATAACACTCGATTCAGGGAGGAGGGATAGTTGGAATTGGGGTTCAGGGCAATACTCAATCAAAGAAGCCTATGAGATTATTATGACGAGAACTCCTTTTGACGAAGAAACAAATTACATAGAAGCTTGGAATAGATTCATACCGCTAAAAGTGGCAGTTCTAGTTTGGCGACTTTTCCAAAATAAGATTGCGTCGAAGGATAACTTAGTTAAGAGAGGAGTTCTCAATCAAACCCAATCGGACTGCCCTTTTAGATGCGCGGTTACTGAAAATGCTTCTCATATTTTCTTCGAATGTAGTTTCCCTATGCAGGTTTGGGCGTCGGTCCTAAGGTGGCTGAACATTCATACAGCTATGCACAACAATGCTATAGAAAACTATCACCAGTTTAAAGGACTTTGCGGAATGGGCAGAATGCAAGCGGAGAAATTCTGTGTAATTTGGTTCGCGTGTATTTGGATATTGTGGAATGGGCGTAATGAGAAAGTGTTTAGAGATAGTTCTAGATCAGCGGAGCAAATGAGTGAAGAAATTAAGATTATAATATGGAAATGGCTGAAGTGCAAAGTTAAAGGCTTCAACTACTCCCTCAATCATTGGATAACCAATCTGGCTGCTTGCTTGGGAATTGGATGTTGA